The Benincasa hispida cultivar B227 chromosome 9, ASM972705v1, whole genome shotgun sequence genome has a segment encoding these proteins:
- the LOC120086785 gene encoding protein GLUTAMINE DUMPER 5-like, producing MGSISPSAQYSSPSTTPNIAERAPWHSPLPYLFGGLAAMLSLIAFALVILACSYWNLSRRDRDRDSADLENGGAYEAKIDSEIPPEKANYDENILVIMAGNQNPTFLARPVCIKVSSAVETAVNGKSEVEETAENSEKSIKVNDPDVNSAVEESGEEVN from the coding sequence atggGAAGCATCTCGCCGTCGGCACAATACTCGTCGCCGTCGACCACTCCGAACATTGCAGAGCGAGCGCCGTGGCACTCGCCGTTGCCGTATCTATTCGGCGGCCTTGCGGCGATGCTGAGCTTAATCGCCTTTGCGCTCGTCATTTTAGCCTGTTCTTACTGGAACCTCTCCCGGCGAGACAGAGACAGAGACAGCGCCGATTTGGAGAACGGCGGCGCATACGAAGCGAAAATCGACTCGGAGATACCGCCGGAGAAGGCTAACTACGACGAGAACATTTTGGTCATAATGGCTGGAAACCAGAATCCGACGTTCTTAGCTAGACCTGTATGCATAAAAGTTTCCTCCGCCGTGGAAACTGCCGTTAATGGTAAATCGGAAGTGGAAGAGACAGCGGAGAATTCGGAGAAATCGATCAAAGTGAATGATCCAGATGTAAACTCAGCGGTTGAGGAATCCGGCGAGGAAGTAAACTAG